Proteins encoded together in one uncultured Desulfosarcina sp. window:
- a CDS encoding glycosyltransferase family 4 protein encodes MSELMKKGGLIHLFRQNRLRAIGTIFVYMFMLRGLYNRHNNVDIYHINWLQNALPLFGTTGRKAAIVSVLGSDMGLLQLPGMKILLRQVFKSYRTILAPNAEWMQDVLIKEFGDVARIVVIPLGIDQRWYAVLRSENIFKEKKWIVVARLTRKKIGPLFDWGENLFKGKTENQLHLFGPMQEEIEIPDWVYYHGAATPKELMEKWFPQATGLISLSRHDEGRPQVMIEAMASGVPIVASKIPAHINLLQHRKTGWIVGDRMDFSHAIAWLSDPEKNNFVASNAREWVISTIGTWKTCAERYYRLYDELLMQ; translated from the coding sequence TTGTCCGAATTGATGAAAAAAGGTGGCCTCATCCATCTTTTTAGACAAAATAGATTGCGGGCAATTGGAACCATTTTCGTGTACATGTTTATGTTGAGGGGTTTGTATAACCGCCATAATAACGTTGATATTTATCATATCAATTGGCTGCAAAATGCTCTCCCGCTATTTGGGACTACTGGAAGAAAAGCCGCTATTGTCAGCGTGTTGGGAAGTGACATGGGGCTGCTTCAACTCCCGGGCATGAAAATTCTGTTGCGTCAGGTTTTCAAGTCTTATCGAACCATTCTCGCACCGAATGCTGAATGGATGCAAGATGTTCTCATAAAAGAATTCGGCGATGTTGCACGTATTGTTGTTATTCCGCTTGGAATTGATCAGCGATGGTATGCGGTGCTGCGTTCTGAAAATATTTTTAAGGAAAAAAAATGGATCGTCGTGGCCCGATTGACCCGAAAAAAAATAGGTCCGCTCTTCGATTGGGGCGAAAACCTGTTTAAAGGAAAAACGGAGAATCAGTTGCATCTCTTTGGGCCAATGCAGGAAGAAATAGAAATTCCTGACTGGGTCTATTACCATGGAGCGGCAACGCCTAAGGAATTAATGGAAAAGTGGTTCCCACAAGCTACAGGACTGATATCGTTGAGCCGTCATGATGAAGGGAGGCCTCAAGTGATGATAGAAGCGATGGCCTCAGGTGTTCCTATCGTCGCCTCAAAAATACCAGCACACATCAATTTACTGCAGCACAGAAAAACAGGATGGATTGTTGGTGACAGAATGGATTTTAGCCACGCAATTGCGTGGTTGTCCGATCCTGAAAAAAACAACTTCGTGGCATCAAATGCAAGAGAATGGGTGATATCAACCATCGGCACTTGGAAGACATGTGCTGAACGATATTACCGGTTGTATGATGAACTATTGATGCAATAA
- a CDS encoding glycosyltransferase family 2 protein gives MADRSNVMCSVCVANYNGKTYLRECIDSIISQNIDKQIEIIVHDDASTDDSVEFLKRCYPDIIVIQSKVNCGFCISNNRMVEVAKGEYILLLNNDAVLRKDAIKTLYNASRKYGTGIFGLPQYNAQTNHLIDMGSLLDPFLNPIPNTTSTVQNVGMIIGACLWLPKSLWKTLGGFPDWFGSMAEDMYLCCLARLRGIQVKAVAYSGFDHWVGRSFGGGKIMSNGKLSTTLKRRVISERNKSFVMILCYPSPLAWILVPFNLLLLCIEGGLLSLIKMDTRLWSKIYWHCLKEIWKDRRMLKEKRRLIQKTRRCSVIGFFNPFQWVPYKLSMLLKYGLPHIDN, from the coding sequence TTGGCAGATCGTTCAAATGTAATGTGTTCAGTTTGTGTTGCGAATTACAATGGTAAAACATATCTTCGTGAGTGTATCGATTCCATAATATCCCAAAATATTGATAAACAAATTGAAATCATTGTACATGATGATGCCTCGACAGATGATTCTGTCGAATTTCTGAAACGGTGCTATCCAGACATCATCGTTATTCAGAGCAAAGTAAATTGCGGGTTCTGTATCAGCAATAACCGAATGGTTGAAGTAGCGAAAGGCGAATATATTCTTTTACTTAATAATGATGCCGTTCTGCGTAAAGATGCAATTAAAACCTTGTACAATGCCTCACGAAAGTATGGGACCGGTATTTTTGGACTGCCACAATACAATGCCCAGACGAATCATCTCATTGATATGGGATCACTTTTAGACCCTTTTTTAAATCCAATCCCGAATACAACGAGTACAGTGCAGAATGTTGGGATGATTATAGGGGCCTGTCTCTGGCTGCCGAAATCGCTATGGAAAACCTTAGGCGGATTTCCTGATTGGTTTGGATCTATGGCTGAAGACATGTATCTCTGCTGTCTTGCCAGGCTCAGGGGTATTCAGGTAAAGGCTGTCGCCTACTCAGGGTTTGATCACTGGGTGGGACGGAGTTTTGGTGGTGGTAAAATTATGTCAAATGGTAAATTATCAACTACACTAAAAAGGCGAGTTATCAGTGAAAGGAATAAATCCTTTGTGATGATCCTTTGCTACCCATCGCCTTTAGCTTGGATTCTTGTGCCCTTCAATTTGCTGCTGCTTTGCATTGAAGGGGGACTGCTCAGCCTAATTAAGATGGATACAAGATTGTGGTCAAAAATCTATTGGCATTGCCTGAAGGAAATATGGAAAGACAGAAGGATGCTGAAAGAGAAACGGCGCCTCATTCAAAAAACACGGAGGTGTTCCGTGATTGGATTTTTCAATCCGTTTCAATGGGTTCCATATAAATTAAGTATGTTGTTGAAATATGGGTTGCCACATATAGATAATTGA
- a CDS encoding glycosyltransferase family 2 protein, translating into MVKAGNKIRQPLISIITVVLNAADTLEKTLLSVLNQKFQDFEYIVVDGGSVDGTIDIIRKYESKLAHWESKKDKGVYDAMNKALSLIRGKWVYFLGADDQLFNILGSVADYLKDEKTIYYGNVYRPNMGGLYDGRFSAYKLACRNICQQSIFYPKCVWEKYAYNPRYPIFADYDLNLRCFTDPDLEFRYMPLTIAVFSDEGGISSTKIDSAFQRDKLHLIRDIFPYWIYVLMALRSFFMMFLESFGLQEASKNVYHSIRKMRSVPSVEKESHKQNS; encoded by the coding sequence ATGGTTAAAGCAGGAAACAAAATTAGACAACCTTTAATCAGCATCATTACGGTCGTTCTGAATGCTGCCGATACCTTGGAAAAGACATTGCTTTCTGTGCTGAACCAAAAGTTCCAGGACTTTGAATACATTGTCGTTGATGGTGGATCGGTCGATGGAACGATTGATATAATAAGAAAATACGAATCGAAATTAGCACATTGGGAAAGTAAAAAAGATAAAGGGGTATATGACGCCATGAACAAGGCGTTGTCCCTGATCCGTGGCAAATGGGTATATTTTTTAGGCGCGGATGATCAACTGTTCAATATTCTTGGAAGCGTAGCAGACTATTTAAAAGATGAGAAAACAATATATTATGGCAATGTTTACAGACCTAATATGGGAGGCTTATATGACGGACGTTTTTCAGCGTATAAGCTTGCGTGCAGAAATATTTGCCAGCAGAGTATTTTTTATCCCAAATGTGTATGGGAAAAATACGCTTATAACCCTAGATATCCGATTTTTGCCGATTATGATCTTAACCTTCGCTGTTTTACAGATCCTGACCTAGAATTCAGATATATGCCATTGACGATTGCTGTCTTCTCAGATGAAGGCGGAATTAGCTCAACGAAGATAGATAGCGCTTTTCAACGTGATAAATTGCATTTGATCAGAGATATTTTCCCCTATTGGATATACGTTTTGATGGCTTTGCGATCATTTTTTATGATGTTCTTAGAATCCTTTGGGCTTCAAGAAGCTTCAAAAAATGTTTATCATTCCATTCGAAAAATGAGATCCGTTCCTTCGGTGGAAAAAGAATCACACAAACAAAATAGTTGA
- a CDS encoding vitamin K epoxide reductase family protein has protein sequence MGGASLPPFFLLTNYKRLWRYNRQQEIKYVGLKPISDSIFGIFLSCQNPDQYAMKQFFTAKSKANKAPLVRPNHRRKELSSYRYFISLILLLICGMITSTYLAISHYRNYNDIEYRSFCAISRSLNCDTVSQSPYAIFLGAPLAVWGVLGYAFYLFVMFFFHSSKNTPQVWAASLVVSGLFCMTSLYLAGISAFFIHSYCLMCIVTYGINFIVLYVSWLAMKRFGNGSLAVQLKTNLAFIKRRFHWAAVAGCAFLLIMGSIILFFPSYWTYKPLSIEAQLSTGVTDEGSPWIGAKKPSLTIVEFTDYMCFQCGKMHHYLRQLVSQHPEQIRLVHKHFPLDSQVNPMLKRPVHPNAGVLSLFAIVAQKSGRFWQVNDQLFKDARDKKINIGKIAKDNNIDISDFNGMINDTHVVKMLEEDIRAGLKLGITATPSYLIDGNIYSGTVPDYILSTVTKKQS, from the coding sequence ATGGGGGGAGCCTCGCTTCCCCCATTTTTTTTATTAACAAACTACAAAAGATTATGGCGATACAATCGTCAACAGGAGATTAAATACGTTGGCCTAAAGCCTATATCCGATTCGATTTTCGGCATTTTTTTATCTTGCCAAAACCCTGATCAATATGCAATGAAGCAGTTTTTCACAGCTAAATCAAAAGCGAATAAGGCACCCCTTGTGCGACCCAATCACCGGCGCAAAGAATTATCTTCATACCGCTATTTTATCAGTTTAATATTGCTCTTGATTTGCGGTATGATAACATCGACTTACTTGGCCATATCCCATTATCGAAATTACAATGATATCGAATACCGGAGTTTCTGTGCGATCAGTCGATCCTTGAACTGCGATACCGTATCCCAGAGTCCTTACGCGATATTTCTGGGTGCCCCGCTGGCGGTTTGGGGGGTGCTTGGGTATGCTTTTTACCTATTTGTGATGTTTTTTTTTCATAGCAGTAAAAACACGCCCCAGGTATGGGCGGCAAGCCTGGTCGTATCGGGGCTGTTTTGTATGACCAGTCTTTATCTGGCAGGCATTTCGGCATTCTTTATACACAGCTATTGTTTAATGTGCATCGTTACTTATGGCATCAATTTTATAGTGCTCTATGTTTCGTGGCTTGCCATGAAGCGTTTTGGGAATGGCTCACTGGCTGTTCAACTGAAAACAAATCTGGCATTTATAAAAAGAAGGTTCCATTGGGCTGCCGTTGCCGGATGCGCGTTTCTGTTAATCATGGGGAGCATCATCTTGTTTTTTCCCAGTTACTGGACGTATAAGCCCTTATCGATAGAGGCGCAACTGAGCACTGGGGTGACTGATGAGGGAAGTCCATGGATTGGTGCCAAGAAGCCCTCCTTGACGATCGTTGAATTTACCGACTACATGTGTTTTCAATGCGGGAAAATGCATCATTATCTTCGTCAACTGGTGAGCCAGCACCCAGAGCAAATACGGCTTGTCCATAAACATTTCCCGCTGGACAGCCAGGTCAATCCGATGCTGAAGCGGCCTGTTCACCCAAACGCCGGCGTGTTATCCCTTTTCGCCATTGTTGCCCAGAAATCGGGCAGGTTCTGGCAAGTCAACGATCAATTATTTAAAGATGCGCGTGATAAAAAAATTAACATCGGCAAGATAGCCAAAGACAACAATATAGATATCTCCGATTTCAATGGGATGATCAACGACACGCACGTTGTCAAAATGCTGGAGGAGGATATCAGGGCCGGTCTGAAACTGGGAATAACTGCAACTCCAAGTTATTTAATCGACGGTAATATATATTCCGGAACAGTTCCTGACTATATTCTTTCTACGGTAACGAAAAAACAGTCATGA
- a CDS encoding FkbM family methyltransferase, with the protein MSITISKYVAVINDLLKPFGARLVSSDTDQYDFISAIKRIQSHKFHIDNVIDIGGSDGNWSRRLLPYFPHASFLIIEPLIERASALRSLAKRCPNVSYEACAAGETNGGQATLNVSDDLDGSTVNGSGGVPRQVPVKTIDTIISERNLTGSFLLKFDTHGYEISILNGATDTLKKTSIIIMEVYNFKITERTLRFHEMCAYMEDLGFRCYDIAGLMLRSYDKSLWQMDLCFCRADAPIFDYNKYR; encoded by the coding sequence AAGGCTTGTAAGTTCAGATACAGATCAATACGATTTCATTTCAGCGATCAAACGTATTCAGAGTCACAAATTCCACATTGACAATGTGATCGATATCGGGGGCTCTGACGGTAACTGGAGCCGCAGACTGTTACCATACTTTCCTCACGCCTCGTTTCTGATCATCGAACCGCTCATAGAGCGGGCATCAGCCCTGAGATCCCTTGCGAAAAGATGTCCTAACGTTTCATATGAAGCTTGCGCAGCTGGAGAGACCAACGGTGGCCAAGCCACGCTTAACGTGTCAGACGACCTGGATGGCAGCACGGTAAACGGAAGTGGCGGTGTGCCAAGACAAGTTCCTGTAAAAACAATCGACACGATCATTTCTGAAAGGAATCTGACCGGCTCCTTTTTGTTGAAATTTGACACCCATGGCTACGAGATATCCATTCTTAATGGGGCGACGGACACCCTTAAAAAAACCTCAATTATTATCATGGAGGTATACAACTTCAAGATTACCGAAAGGACCCTGCGCTTCCATGAAATGTGTGCCTATATGGAGGATCTTGGGTTTCGCTGTTACGACATCGCTGGTCTGATGCTGAGGAGTTATGACAAATCGTTATGGCAAATGGATCTGTGCTTCTGTCGTGCCGATGCACCCATTTTTGATTACAACAAGTACCGATAG
- a CDS encoding glycosyltransferase family 2 protein yields MNTISIVIPAFNEENSIGTVISAIKRLYPAFEIIVIDDGSVDNTAQVARNAGATVYGHPNNIGNGAAIKTGIRVATGNILVFMDGDGQHKPEDVGRMLKFFPEYDMVVGARQKGSQASFNRAIGNRIYNWLATYVTKFAVRDLTSGFRAVKADIAKSYIYLLPNTYSYPTTITLGVLRDGYSVKYLPIDTKKRESGKSSIKVVNDGVRFLMIIIRICTLYSPLRVFLPVSVIFFLLGWFRYIYSFFTEGRFTNMSALLFISAVIIFMMGLISEQICQMRFERRSSRSTSIVSDTMSNDKSGRSIDL; encoded by the coding sequence ATGAATACTATCAGCATCGTTATCCCCGCATTTAACGAAGAAAATAGCATTGGGACGGTCATTTCTGCGATAAAACGACTTTACCCAGCGTTCGAAATCATTGTAATCGATGATGGGTCTGTTGACAACACTGCCCAGGTGGCCCGCAACGCTGGAGCGACAGTCTATGGCCATCCTAACAATATCGGCAACGGCGCGGCCATCAAGACAGGAATCCGGGTTGCAACGGGAAATATCCTTGTTTTCATGGATGGCGATGGACAGCACAAACCCGAAGATGTCGGCAGGATGCTTAAATTCTTTCCTGAATATGACATGGTTGTCGGTGCAAGACAGAAGGGGAGCCAGGCCTCTTTCAATCGGGCAATTGGCAACCGCATTTACAATTGGCTGGCCACCTATGTTACGAAATTTGCAGTAAGGGATTTAACGTCAGGATTCAGAGCTGTGAAGGCGGATATTGCCAAAAGCTATATTTATTTGCTTCCCAATACATACTCTTATCCGACGACAATAACCCTTGGTGTTTTACGTGATGGCTACAGTGTCAAATACTTACCTATTGACACAAAAAAGAGAGAAAGCGGAAAAAGTAGTATCAAGGTTGTTAATGACGGTGTTAGATTTTTGATGATTATTATTCGAATATGTACCCTGTATTCACCTTTACGGGTGTTTCTTCCCGTAAGCGTAATATTTTTTTTGTTAGGTTGGTTTCGCTATATATATTCCTTTTTTACCGAGGGACGATTTACGAATATGAGCGCGCTGCTTTTTATATCAGCAGTCATTATTTTTATGATGGGATTGATATCTGAGCAGATATGCCAGATGAGATTCGAGAGAAGGAGCAGCAGATCTACGAGCATTGTAAGTGATACAATGAGTAATGACAAAAGCGGAAGATCAATTGATTTATAA
- a CDS encoding glycosyltransferase family 39 protein, translated as MIKSSFSLVAKKESVRTETTNRWLPIVTRLIWIGFILHCLCILILSSVPPVSRDALTHHLTIPKMYLQHGGIYEIPSMFFSYFPMNVDLLYMLPIYFKFDIAAKYIHFLFALMTAGLIFLYLKKVLNRVYGMLGALLFLTIPIIIKLSITVYVDLGLIFFSWACLYYFIKWEAAEFRPRYLVISGLFCGLALGTKYNGLITLLIMAVLVPISFSQKKNKRLPKKDKKRRYFNSIQGLIWAMGFVFIALVIFSPWMIRNTVWKGNPFYPLFNNVFNPPEKSISNDLPKNNKQPHNAFWYRRYIYGESFAQTLSIPIRAFFQGQDNNPKYFDGKLNPCLLLLPIMAFFPMKDERLKMLAHHRKIFIAFSSLFILFVFFRADFRIRYMAPAIPPLVCLTVFGMRNLVQTVSQKKHFAKKAGWLLVGVTTLFMFVYNGAYIYSQFTYVQPFDYLTGKVDRDGYISRYRNEHAAIVQANKILPKDAEVLCLFLGNRIYYLDRSAHFAKDFHLEKNGGYTEDALRASLMRYKTTHVLIDKNNFFNWIQYRSPEVRNIFAIVLNKYTRLLFEINGIRLLEIRSSD; from the coding sequence ATGATCAAGTCATCGTTCAGCTTGGTAGCAAAAAAGGAATCCGTAAGGACCGAGACAACCAATCGTTGGCTCCCTATTGTCACCAGGTTGATTTGGATCGGTTTTATTTTGCATTGTTTATGTATCCTGATTTTATCCAGTGTTCCTCCGGTTAGCCGGGATGCATTGACTCACCATCTGACCATCCCAAAAATGTATTTGCAGCATGGCGGTATCTATGAAATACCCTCGATGTTTTTTTCTTATTTTCCAATGAATGTAGACCTGTTGTATATGCTGCCGATCTACTTCAAGTTTGATATTGCCGCCAAATACATCCATTTTTTGTTTGCCCTTATGACGGCTGGTCTGATTTTTCTTTATCTTAAAAAGGTATTGAATCGCGTCTACGGAATGTTGGGTGCCTTATTATTTTTGACGATTCCAATAATCATAAAGTTGTCGATTACTGTTTACGTTGATTTAGGACTGATTTTTTTTTCCTGGGCGTGCCTGTATTATTTTATTAAATGGGAGGCGGCTGAGTTTAGGCCACGTTATCTGGTCATCTCAGGGTTGTTTTGCGGGCTTGCATTGGGGACGAAATACAATGGCTTGATTACACTATTGATCATGGCGGTGCTGGTGCCCATCAGCTTTTCACAGAAAAAAAACAAACGGCTGCCTAAAAAAGATAAAAAACGTCGTTACTTCAACTCTATTCAGGGGCTGATTTGGGCAATGGGTTTTGTCTTTATCGCCTTGGTTATATTTTCTCCATGGATGATCCGCAACACGGTATGGAAGGGAAATCCTTTTTACCCACTGTTTAACAATGTCTTCAATCCACCGGAAAAATCGATATCCAATGATTTGCCCAAAAACAACAAACAACCTCATAATGCCTTTTGGTACAGACGATACATATATGGCGAATCCTTTGCCCAGACGCTGTCTATTCCAATACGGGCTTTCTTTCAAGGGCAGGACAACAACCCCAAATATTTCGACGGAAAATTAAACCCTTGTTTGTTGTTGTTACCTATCATGGCCTTTTTTCCCATGAAAGACGAACGGTTGAAGATGCTTGCGCATCACAGAAAAATATTTATAGCCTTTTCTTCTCTGTTTATTCTTTTTGTATTTTTTCGGGCCGATTTTCGTATCCGTTACATGGCACCGGCCATTCCCCCGTTGGTCTGCCTGACCGTTTTTGGAATGAGGAATCTGGTCCAGACCGTATCCCAAAAAAAGCACTTTGCTAAAAAAGCCGGATGGCTCCTTGTAGGTGTAACCACATTATTCATGTTTGTTTACAATGGAGCGTATATTTACAGTCAGTTTACATACGTTCAACCATTTGATTACTTGACCGGTAAAGTTGATCGGGACGGCTATATCAGCCGCTATCGAAATGAACATGCTGCTATTGTTCAGGCCAATAAAATCCTTCCGAAAGATGCTGAAGTCCTCTGCCTGTTTCTTGGCAACAGAATATATTATCTTGATAGATCAGCCCATTTTGCTAAAGATTTCCATTTGGAAAAGAACGGGGGATATACGGAAGATGCGTTGCGAGCAAGTTTGATGCGATACAAAACAACTCATGTACTAATCGATAAAAACAATTTTTTTAACTGGATCCAGTACCGTTCGCCTGAAGTCAGAAATATTTTTGCCATTGTATTAAATAAATACACACGCCTTTTATTCGAAATAAACGGGATCCGGTTGCTTGAAATTCGCTCATCGGATTAG
- a CDS encoding prepilin-type N-terminal cleavage/methylation domain-containing protein, with protein sequence MLNKMRTNNKGFTLIELMIVIAIIGILAAIAIPNFIAYRNKAFCTAGEKDANTIAAGVAEYFAIPTNVSVTKANLIGGTSTGKIYVADTLSAGNSWVIDAADTDNIWITVTDVSDRCPEDYMTAMNKTNNPEASSYWDEANGTYMKSMSNQ encoded by the coding sequence ATGCTTAACAAAATGAGAACGAACAACAAAGGTTTCACACTGATCGAATTGATGATCGTCATTGCCATCATCGGTATCCTGGCGGCCATCGCAATCCCCAACTTTATCGCTTATAGAAACAAGGCATTTTGTACGGCGGGTGAAAAAGACGCCAATACTATTGCTGCCGGTGTCGCGGAATATTTTGCCATCCCTACTAACGTCAGCGTTACAAAGGCTAATCTGATAGGCGGTACCTCTACAGGCAAGATTTATGTCGCGGATACCCTTTCCGCCGGGAACTCCTGGGTAATAGACGCAGCCGATACGGATAATATCTGGATTACGGTAACTGATGTGTCGGATCGTTGTCCGGAAGATTACATGACCGCCATGAACAAAACCAACAACCCTGAAGCAAGCTCTTACTGGGACGAAGCTAATGGGACATATATGAAATCCATGAGCAACCAGTAA
- a CDS encoding glycosyltransferase family 2 protein, whose amino-acid sequence MLKNRNHSKISIVTPSFNQGQYIEAAISSVLSQGYPNLEYIIIDGGSTDNSVEIIRRYSNYLHFWCSEPDNGHYAAVNKGFEKATGDIFFWLNSDDMLCPDALETVGSIFSEFSEIAWLTTLQQFVWDSDGKCQLVKHMPGYSRDAFLDGHYMTRKFSGFGFIQQESTFWRRVLWEKVGGIRTSFALAGDFDLWARFFFFEKLYGVDQPLGGFRIHDKNRSRQANRYLHEAERSLEEMRRKLNWPVDARNNLFQGIINKWPALRRVAKYFNIAFSNKYVGENIFQRDPSEGRRCQLKTVSF is encoded by the coding sequence ATGTTAAAAAATCGAAACCACTCAAAAATTAGCATAGTTACGCCATCTTTTAATCAGGGGCAATACATCGAAGCAGCAATAAGCTCAGTTCTTTCACAAGGCTACCCAAATCTTGAATACATTATCATTGATGGCGGGTCTACAGACAATTCTGTGGAAATAATTCGTCGGTATTCAAATTACTTGCACTTTTGGTGTAGTGAACCTGATAATGGCCATTATGCTGCGGTAAATAAAGGATTTGAAAAAGCCACCGGAGATATATTTTTCTGGCTCAATAGTGACGATATGCTCTGCCCCGATGCCTTGGAGACTGTCGGCTCTATTTTTTCTGAGTTTTCCGAAATAGCGTGGCTTACAACATTACAGCAATTTGTCTGGGATTCCGATGGGAAATGTCAACTGGTAAAGCACATGCCGGGCTATTCAAGAGATGCCTTTTTGGATGGACATTACATGACACGTAAATTTTCAGGTTTTGGTTTTATCCAGCAGGAATCCACTTTCTGGAGACGTGTTTTATGGGAAAAGGTTGGTGGAATAAGGACGTCGTTTGCCCTTGCAGGAGACTTCGATCTTTGGGCAAGATTCTTTTTTTTTGAAAAGTTGTATGGTGTTGATCAACCATTAGGTGGATTTCGAATTCATGATAAGAATCGAAGCCGGCAAGCCAATCGCTACCTGCACGAAGCAGAGCGTTCCCTTGAAGAAATGCGCCGGAAATTGAATTGGCCAGTTGATGCAAGAAATAATTTGTTTCAAGGTATCATAAATAAATGGCCGGCACTTCGACGAGTTGCGAAATATTTCAATATAGCGTTTAGCAACAAATATGTTGGGGAAAACATTTTCCAAAGAGATCCAAGTGAAGGCAGAAGATGCCAGTTAAAGACTGTTTCATTTTAG
- a CDS encoding sigma-54 dependent transcriptional regulator: MVEDQTSILVVDDELSMRELLEYMLEKEGYRVICAANGKEALSRIEKDSYDLMLCDIRLGDMTGLEVLKASKKQNPHVTVIMISAFATTETAVEAMNQGAFDYVPKPFQNEELLQAIANALERKTLEREKRVIEDELKSSVHFDKIVGNSARMQHIYEMIRQVARTRSSVLITGESGTGKELIAKAIHEQSDRVDQPFVTINCGGIPETLLESEFFGHRKGSFTGATTDKKGLMEIAHHGTLFLDEVAELSVPMQVKLLRAVQERVFRPVGGTQDISVDIRIISATNKTLEDEVIEGNFREDLFYRLNVIEIKIPPLRERKGDLLPLAQHFLEKYSRELGKEVTKFSSYAIDLLKKYDFPGNIRELENLIERSVALSSTNILLPDSLAMSIHKKRWIEGIRNRRFDLDEVVQGVDLDSILEEIERAYIEKAMECTDGNKNKAAELLGLSLRSFRYRVDKLNPE, translated from the coding sequence ATGGTAGAAGATCAAACCAGCATCCTAGTTGTCGACGACGAGTTGAGTATGCGCGAACTCCTCGAATATATGCTGGAAAAGGAGGGGTATCGCGTTATCTGTGCGGCCAACGGCAAAGAGGCCCTGTCCAGAATCGAAAAAGACAGCTACGACTTGATGCTCTGCGACATCCGTCTGGGGGACATGACCGGCCTTGAGGTGCTCAAGGCATCCAAAAAGCAGAACCCGCATGTCACGGTGATCATGATTTCCGCTTTTGCCACCACCGAAACAGCGGTGGAGGCCATGAACCAGGGAGCCTTCGATTACGTTCCCAAACCGTTTCAGAACGAGGAATTGCTCCAGGCCATCGCCAACGCGCTGGAGCGCAAAACCCTGGAAAGGGAAAAGCGGGTCATCGAAGACGAATTGAAGAGTAGTGTTCATTTTGATAAGATCGTGGGCAACAGCGCCCGCATGCAGCACATATACGAGATGATTCGACAGGTGGCCAGAACCCGGAGCAGCGTTTTGATCACCGGCGAGAGCGGCACCGGAAAAGAGCTGATTGCCAAAGCCATCCACGAGCAGAGCGACCGGGTGGATCAGCCCTTTGTGACCATCAACTGCGGCGGGATTCCCGAAACCCTGCTGGAAAGCGAATTTTTCGGTCACCGCAAGGGCTCTTTCACCGGTGCAACCACGGACAAAAAGGGGTTGATGGAAATCGCCCATCATGGAACCCTGTTTTTGGACGAGGTGGCCGAATTGAGCGTTCCCATGCAGGTCAAGCTGTTGCGTGCGGTTCAGGAGCGCGTGTTCCGGCCGGTGGGCGGCACCCAGGATATATCCGTGGACATCCGGATCATTTCGGCCACCAACAAGACGCTGGAAGACGAGGTGATCGAGGGGAATTTTCGCGAGGATCTGTTCTACCGGCTGAACGTAATCGAAATCAAGATCCCGCCGTTGCGGGAAAGAAAAGGGGACCTGCTACCCCTGGCCCAGCACTTTCTGGAAAAATATTCACGGGAGCTGGGTAAGGAAGTCACCAAATTTTCCTCCTACGCCATCGATTTGCTTAAAAAATACGATTTTCCTGGTAATATCAGAGAGTTGGAAAATCTGATCGAAAGAAGCGTGGCCCTGTCCAGCACCAACATCCTCTTGCCGGACAGCCTGGCCATGTCCATCCATAAGAAAAGGTGGATCGAGGGCATTCGCAATCGCCGCTTCGATCTCGACGAGGTCGTCCAGGGCGTGGATCTGGACAGCATCCTCGAAGAAATCGAGCGGGCCTATATCGAAAAGGCCATGGAATGCACGGACGGCAACAAGAACAAGGCGGCCGAACTGCTCGGCCTGAGCCTGCGCTCATTCCGGTACCGGGTCGATAAGCTCAATCCTGAATAG